GCGGTGCACAGGAACCAGCCCCAGGCGATGCAGACGGCCAGCAGCGCGAAAGGCTCCGGCCACCAGATCAGCGCGCCGAAGTGGACGCCGAACACCACGGCATCCCAGGGATAATAGCGCTCGAAGAAGCGGATGAGCTGCAGCCAGACGGTCTGGCCCATATAGATGGCATAGGGACCATTCGCCCAGCCGCAGCAGCACGGGCAAGCGGAAGAAGCGCGCTAGGAAGCCGCGGTCGAAGCTGAGGGCGTAGACCAGCGCGAACATCGGCGCGACGGTGTAGATGTTCGCGCGCCGTATGCGACCAGCCATTGTCGAAGGTGCCGTAGACCCACCAGGGCGAGGACCGCGAGCTGAAAGGCGGAGATCGCGGCCTCCGGCAGCCGCTCGGCGAAGGGCCTGGTCTTGCCGTAGAGCCCGCACAACCCGACGCCCACGGCGAAGGCGCCCATGCCGCGGAAGATGCCGTTGTGGAAGGTGATGTCGAGCCCATGCTTGCCGGTGAAGAAAGATAGGCGAGGCCCGCCATGCCCGCCGCGATCAGGCCGACGGCGCTCGCCCAGCCGCCGCGCGACAGCACGATATAGACCGGGAACAGCAGGCAGAGCAGGAACTCGACGCTGACGAACCAGCTCGCGCCGTTCCAGGGTCAGATAGGGCAGGATGTTCCACGCCTGGACCAGGAACAGGTTGGCGACGAAGCTCGGCCAGGTGACGATCGGGTGATATTTCTCCTGGTAGATGGAGGACGGTGTGGGGTCGCGTCCGCGATCCCGTTCAGCACCAGCATCAGGACGAGGATGAACAGCAGCATCGTCAGATGCAGCGGATAGAGCCGCGACAGCCGCGCGATCAGGGAAATCCCTGTAGGTCCGGCCGTGCCAGAACGCGGGCGGCGCGCGCGCCATAGACATAGGTCAGGATGAACCCCGACAGCGCGAAGAAGAACTCGACCCACAGATAGCCGTGCCCGACCAGAAGGTCGAACGGCTTGAAGTTGCGGTAATGGTGGCCCTCGCAGAATGATAGAGCACCAGGATCAGCGGCGGGATGGCCCGCGCGCCGGCCAACGCCTTGATCTCGCCGGGCCGTTCCGCCGTCATGGCGCGGCCAGTTCCGGAAAGCGCGACGTGATCGCATCGACCGCCGTCCTGAGCCGCACGAAGCGCGAGCCGGTGATGGTGACGAAGGGCAGGCCGCGCTGCTCGAGCTCGCGGCGGGGTCTGCGCGAACATCCTCGCCCGCGTCGCCTGATCGGGGAAATAGCGGGACGCCGTCGGCCACGAGGGCACGTCGATATCGCACAGCAGAAAGAGGTCGGCCGGATCGTCGATGCGGTCGAGATCGGCCGGCCGCTGGCCGAGCAGGACGTCGGCCCACACCGCGGTCATCACCGCATCGGTATCGAACACGATCAGCTTGCGCGCCTTGCGCCGGGCGGCGGCGGCGAGCAGCTCGTGCCCCCTGCGGATCGCGCGCAGGTCCTCCATGTCGCATTCATTGCCGAAGATCTCGCAATAGAGCCGGCCGTATTCCGGCACCGCCACCGCGCCGAAATGCTCCGCGAGCTGCTGGCCAGCGTCGTCTTGCCGGTCGATTCCGGCCCCATGCAGGCAGACGGTTCTCATGCGCCTCGGCGATCTGGCGATGCCATTCGCGCAGGCCCAGCACCGACAGCACCAGGAACACGGCATAGAGCGCCGTGGTCGGATAGAGGCCCTTCCAGAAATACAGTCCGATCTGCACGACTGTCGGTGACGATCCACAGCACCCAGTTCTCGACCTTGCGTACCGAGAGCAGGTACTGCGCCACGACGCTCAGCGCGGTGGTGTTGGCGTCCATCAGGGGGCCGCGTCCGCGGTGTGGGCGCGCGAGATACCAGCCCTCCGCGAGCGTGGCCGCGGCGATGACCGCAAGCCAGGTCCAGCGGCCCCGATGGGTCAGGATCTCGACACGGGCGAGACCTTGCGCGTCGCGCGCGCGCAGCCAATCCACCAGCCATAGATCTGGACGACGAAGAAGAAGCCCTGCAACGCCGCGTCGGAATAGAGCCGGGCATCGAAGAATACCCAGGCATAGAGCGCGACATGGCCAGCCCGAACGGATAGTTCCAGATGCTCCGCCGGATCAGCAGCGCGACATTTGCGACGCCCAACAAGGCGGCAATGATTTCGATGGTCGACATGAGGCCCCTGGTGCCGCCATTGCGGCCATGCGGCGTTCTAGCATGCGCCCGCGGCGACGCGCATCCCCCGGCTTCCCCCATCGCGGAATTCCGTAAGCTGGCTGTGCGCATCGGGGGTGAAGGCATGCCGTTTATCGAGTCGCTTCAGCCTTTCGGCTTTCACCTGCAATCGGCCCTGGGCATCCTCGTCATCCTGCTCCTCGCCTGGCTGTTCTCCGAGAACCGCCGCGCCTTTCCCTGGCGGATCGCCATCGTCGGCATCGCGCTGCAGGCCGGCATCGCGCTGCTGCTGCTGAAGGTCGAGGTGGCGCGCGACGCCCTGTTCGGCCTCAACGGCGTGGTCGGCGTGCTGACCGACGCGACGCGGGCCGGCACCGGCTTCGTCTACGGCTTCGTCGGCGGCGGGCCCTCGCCTTTCCCGCCCAGTGTGGTCGATCCGGCCCGCCTGACCAATTTCGCCTTCGCCATCCTGCCGCTGGTGATCATCATCTCGGCTCTGTCGGCGATCCTGTGGTACTGGCGCATCCTGCCGCTCATCGTCGGCGCCATGGCCTTCGTGCTTCGGCGCACGCTCGGCATCGGCGGCGCGGTCGGCCTCGGTGCGGCGGCGACCGTCTTCCTCGGAAACATCGAAGGCTCGCTGGTGGTGCGGCCCTACCTCGCCAGGATCACGCGGACCGAACTGTTCATCCTGATGACGACCGGCCTCGCCGTCGTCGCCGGCACGGTGTTCGTGGTCTATGCCAATATGCTGGCGCATGTGCTGCCGGGCGCTCTCGGCCACATCCTCGTCGCCTCGATGATGTCGCTGCCGGCGGCCATCGTCGTCGCCTGCATCATGGTGCCGGGCGATGCGGTGACCGACATGAGCCAGACCGATCCCAGCCACAAATACCATTCGACGATGGACGCGATGGCGCGGGGCACCGAGGACGGGCTCAAGATCTATCTGCAGATCATCGCGATGCTGATCGTCACCGTCGCCATTGTCGCCATCGTCAATGCGATCCTCGGCCATTTTCCGGCGGTCTACGGCGCGCCGCTGACGCTCCAGCGCGTCCTCGGCTGGCTGTTCGCGCCGGTGGTGTGGCTCTATGGCGTGCCCTGGCACGAGGCGGTGCAGGCCGGCAGTCTGCTCGGCGTCAAGACGATCCTCAACGAGTTCATCGCCTATTCGAACCTGGCCGCGTTGCCGGCCGGCACCTTCGATCCGCGCACCACGCAGATCATGGTCTATTGCCTGTGCGGCTTCGCCAATTTCGCCAGCGTCGGCATCCTGATCGCCGGCTTCGGCACGCTGATCCCCGAGCGCCGCGACGAGATCGTGCCGCTCGCGATGCGCGCCATCGTGTCGGGCACGATGGCGAGCGGGCTCACCGGCGCGATGATCGGCTTGCTGCCGGTGACGTGACCCGTCAGGCCGGGACCGCGAGTTCGAACGCCTCGGCCAGCAATTCATACGACCGAAGCCGCGAGGCGAAATCGTAGGTGATCGTCACCACGACCAGTTCCTCGGCGCCATGCGCCGTGGCCAGCGCCGTCAGCTTCTCGCGCACCTGATCCTTGGTGCCGACGACGGACCGCTTGGCGACGCTCTCCAGCAATTTCTCTTCCTGCGGTGTCAAAGGCTGCGCCAGCGCCTCCTCCGGCGAGGGGAACGGGATCGGCCGCCCGCTCAAAAGCCGCACCACCCACAGATTGCGCGACGCCGAAAGCCGCGTTGCATCTTCCTCCGTCTCGGCGACCAGCGCGGCCACGCCCAGCGACACGCGCGGGCTCGGGCAGGCGGGGCTCGGCTTGAAGCGCGCGCGATATTCGTTGACCGCGTCCTCGCTGCCCTCGGACGAAATGAAATGGGCATGGCTGAAGGGCAGGCCGAGCTCCGCGGCATAGACCGCGCCATGGATGCCCGAGCCCAGCATCCACAATTCCGGCCCCGGCGTCGGCGCCTGCGGCATGGCGTGGATGCCCCGATAGGGATGATCCGCCGGCAGCGGCGCGCGGCCCGCCGCATCGTCGAGGAATTGGCGCAGCAGGAACACCTGGCTCGGGAAGGCGTCGATGGGAAAGGGCTGCGGCCCCGATTGCAGCGCGCGCGCCGTCATCTGGTCGGTGCCCGGGGCGCGGCCGAGACCGAGGTCGATGCGCCCGGGCGTCAGCACGTCGAGCATGCGGAACTGCTCGGCGACCTTCAGCGGGCTGTAATGGGTGAGCATCACGCCGCCCGAGCCGACCCGCAGGCGCCGCGTCTCCTGCGCGACGCGGGCGATGAGGATCTCGGGACAGGAGCCGGCGAAGGAATTGCTGTTGTGGTGCTCCGCCAGCCAGTAGCGGTGATAGCCGAGCCGATCGCAGGCACGCGCCAGCGCGATGGTCTCGGCGACCGCGTCCACCGCCGTGCCGTCCTTGCGGATGGGCGACTGATCCAGGACCGACAGAAGCATCGCATACCGACCATTTTCGCTCGGCCGTTCGCACTCCGTTAACCGGAAGAGCGCAGCCTAGACCTACACTATTCAAGAAATCCGCCGTGTCGAGTTCACCGAACATCGCGACGAGTTCCCCGGGCGCCTCCGGCGTCATATCGCTGGACGCGATCGAAAGCCCCATCGTCCGCCAGGGGCTCGACTATTGGTGCGCGCTCAAGGGCGCGCGGTCCTACCCGACGCGAACCGACATCAAGCCGCGCGATCTGGCGCCGCTCCTGCGCAACGTCGTGCTGATCAAGGTGATCGACGCCGGCCAGGACTACGAATACCGCATCGTCGGCGACGCCCATGTCATCAGCCACGGTTTCTCCATGCAGGGCCGCCGCGTCAGCGACATCGATCAGTTCTTGCCGGGCTATGGCGCGGTGTTGAAAAGGCTCTACGACCGGGCGCTGCGCAAGCGCGACGTCTATGCCTTCCGCGGCTGGATGGAGCGCGGCGTCCGCGACAAGCACTTCATCTACAGCGAGAGCGTGTTCATGCCGATGGGGCCGGACGAGGCGACCGTCGACCATGTGCTCAATTTCTCCGTCTATTCACCGCATGACGGTTTCGACGGCTGACGGCGATGCAAAACGCCCAGCCGGACGATTTCGCGACGCATACGGTGCAACCGGAACGATCAATGTACCATGTCGTTTCGCTCGACGAGATCGAGAACGCGGTGACGCGCACCGCGCTGAACTACTGGCGCATGCTGCGCGGCGGACGAAAGATGCCGGCCAGGTCCGAGCTGTCGCCGCGCGACATGCGCGCGATTCTGCACAATGTCGTGCTGATCCGCGTGATCGACGGCGGCCGCGACTATGAATATCGCATCGTCGGCGGCGTGTTCGCCTGGGCCTATGACCTCAACTTCCAGGGCATGTACCTGACCCAGATCGAGGAGGCCGCGCCCGAGCATGGCGCGCGCATGCGCAAGCTGTACGAGCATGTGCGCGCCGGCGCCGAGCCGCTCGGCCTGCATGGCTGGGTCGGCCGCGACGTGAAGGATTCGCCCTTCGTCTATTACGAAAGCGTCGTGCTGCCGTTCGGCGACGACGGCGCCACGGTCGACCACCTGCTGGTGGCGAGCTTTCACGTTCCCAGGGCGCCGGACTGAACACAACCAGGGCGCGACGACCGCTTGTCCGTGTACGTTGTATCGCAGTCGACAAGCCCCCTCCATGAATTATTAGGGGTTTGCGGCGAGGCTGGCCGCTTACGGGGGATGTATGCGTAGCGCCCAATCGACCGAGCCGCAGGCTGCGTCGGACAAATCATCCGTTTACGTCGTTTCGCTGGACGAACTGGACAACGCGGTCGTGCGGACCGGCGCGAATTACTGGCGGGGGCTGAAGGGCGGCCGCAAGCTTCCCGCCCGCTCCCAGCTCAAGCCGCGCGACATGTCGGCCATCCTGCGCAACGTCGTGCTGGTGAAGGTGATCGACGGCGGCAAGGACTATGAGTATCGCATCACCGGCGACGCGCATGTCCAGGCCTATGGCCTGACGTTCAAGGACCTGCGCGTCAGCCAGGTCAAGGCCGCGGCGCCGGAGTTCGGCCGCATGATGCACAGCCTTTACGAACATGTGCGGTCGACCGCCGATCCCTTCGCGGTGCGCGGCTGGGTCGGGCGCGAGCTGCCGGACGCCCACTTCGTCTACTACGAAAGCGCCTTCCTGCCGCTGGCCGAGGACGGCGAGACCGTGGACCATATCCTGGTCGTCAGCATCTACGTGCCCAAGGCGGCGGACTGACGGTTTCAAACCCGGCGAAAGCTGATCTAGTCTCGCTTTGCCAGGGAGACCGACCATGCCGCTCGACATCGATACCCGCGAACAATTGCTCGACACGGTGCGCCGTTTCGTGCGCGAGACCTGCGTCCCGATCGAGGCCAAGGTCGCCGAGGAAGACCGCGTGCCGGACGGCGTCATCGCCCAGATGCGCGAACTCGGTCTGTTCGGGCTCTCCATCCCGGTCGAATATGGCGGCCTCGGTCTGACCATGGAGGAGGAGGTGCTCGTCGCCATGGAACTGGGGCACACCTCGCCCGCCTTCCGCTCCGTCATCGGCACCAATGTCGGTATCGGCAGCCAGGGCGTCGTGATGTTCGGCAACGAGGCGCAGAAGAACGAATGGCTCCCCAAGCTCGCCAGCGGCGAGGTGGTGGCGAGCTTCGCGCTGACCGAGCCGGGGGCCGGCTCCGACGCCGCCTCGCTGCGCACCACCGCGATCCGCGACGGCGACCATTATGTCGTCAACGGCACCAAGCGCTTCATCACCAACGCCAACCGCGCCGGCATGTTCACGCTCCTGGCGCGCAGCGATCCGGAGCGCAGGGGCGCCGGCGGCATCTCGGCCTTCATCGTGCCGGCGAACACGCCGGGCGTTTCCGTCGGCAAGCCGGAAAAGAAGATGGGCCAGCAGGGCGCCCATATCTGCGACGTGAATTTCGACAATGCGCGCGTGCCGGCCTCGCTCAGGCTCGGCGCGGAGGGCGAGGGCTTCAAGGTCGCGATGCAGGTGCTCGACCGTGGCCGGCTGCACATCTCCGGCGTCTGCGTCGGCGTCGCCGAGCGGCTGATCGCGGAGAGCGTGCGCTACGCCCGCGAGCGCGAGCAGTTCGGCCAGCGGATCGCCGAGTTCCAGCTCATCCAGGGCATGCTCGCCGACTGCAAGACCGAAACCTATGCCGCGAAGTGCATGGTGATGGACGCCGCGCGCAAGCGCGACAGCGGCCAGAGCATCACGATGGAAGCGGCGTGTACCAAGTATTTCGCCTCCGAGATGGTCGGCCGCGTCGCCGACAAGGCGGTGCAGATCTTCGGCGGCGCCGGCTATGTCGCCGATTACGGCATCGAGCGCTTCTACCGCGATGTGCGCATCTTCCGCCTCTACGAGGGCACCAGCCAGATCCAGCAGATCGTGATCGCGCGCGGGATGCTCAAGTGGGACTGATGACTGCGTCGCCGCGCGAACTGGCGCGCCTCGTCGCCGACATCCGCGCCTGCCGCATCTGCGCCGATATCCTCGATCCGCATCCGGTCCTCCATGTCGGCCACACCGCGCGGCTGCTGATCGCCAGCCAGGCGCCCGGGATGCGCGTGCACAAGACGGGCCTGTCGTTCAACGACGCCTCGGGCGACCGGCTGCGCGACTGGATGGGCGTCGACCGCGCCGCCTTCTATGACGAAAAGCGCGTCGCCATCGCCGCGATGGCGTTCTGCTTTCCCGGCTATGACGACAAGGGCGGCGACCGTCCGCCGCCCCGCATCTGCGCCCAGCACTGGCGCCGCCGCCTCCTGGCCGCGCTGCCGAAGATGAAGCTGACCCTGCTGGTCGGAAGCTATGCCCAATCCTGGCATTTGGGGGACGCGGCGAAATCCAATATGACGGAGACGGTCAAGGCATGGCGGGACTACGCCCCGCGGCACATCCCGCTGCCGCATCCGTCGTGGCGCAACAATGGCTGGCTGAAGAAGAACCCATGGTTCGAGCGCGAACTCGTTCCCTATTTGCGAAGGCGTGTGCGGCAGGTGCTGTCCTCCTGATCGCGGCCTGCGCGCCCGTCCTGGCGCCGCGCGGGATCGAGAACGACACCCCCATGCTGGCCGACGGCCATCTCCTCGCGCATGATGGCGAGAAACTGCCCTTGCGCGTCTGGGGGCCGGAGCATCCCTCCGCGGTGATCGTGGCGCTCCACGGCATGGGCGACTATTCGAACTTCATCGCGCTGCCCGCCGCCTTCTGGGCCGCCAAGGGCATCGCGACCGTTGCTTACGACCAGCGCGGCTTCGGCGCCTCGGACCATCCGGGCCTGTGGGCGGGAAGCGACACGATGCGCGCCGATTTCGAGGACGCGCTCGCGGCGGCACGCGCGAAATATCCCCGCGTCCCGGTCTTCGCGCTGGGCGAAAGCATGGGCGGCGCCGTCGTGCTGTCGGATCTCGCCGCGCCCGCTCCGCCCAAGCTCGATGGCGTGATCCTGGTCGCGCCGGCGGTGTGGTCGCGTTCCGACATGCCGCTCTCCTATCGCGTCGTGCTGTGGCTGACGGCGCATACGATGCCGAGCCTGACGGTTTCGGGCCGCGGTGTCGTGCATATCTGGCCGTCGGACAACATCCCCATGCTGCGCGCCTATTCGCGCGACCCGCTGGTGCAGAAGGTGACGCGCGCCGATGCCGTCTGGGGTCTCGCGACGCTGATGGACGAGGGCCGCCACGCGCCGGAGCATCTGGGCGCGACGCCGCCGATCGTCTTTCTCTACGGCAAGAACGATCAGGTCATCCCGGCCGCGCCAACCGAGGCGGTGTTGAAGGCGCTGGGACCGCGTGCCGAGGTCCACCGCTACGACCACGGCTATCACATGCTTCTGCGCGATCTCGAAGGCCCGGCGATCTGGCAGGACGTTCTGGACTGGATCGGCCGGCGGACGAAGGGCCAAGCGCCGCTCTAAGTCTTCACCGCGTGGTGGGCGAAGGCGGCGCATATGGACAGCCAATCAATACTGTGAGTACAAATACATTGTCGCAAAAGCGACAGCATTGACCGATTTGGGCCATGAATTCGGTGTCGTTCGACGAAAGACACGGGCTTCGTCGAAGAGGGGGAACGCGATGCGGGGCGGGAGTCTTGCCGGCAGGCTGCGCGCCGCGGGCGCGAAAGGTTGCGCGGCCGCGCTCATCCTCGCGGCGCCGGGCTG
Above is a window of Rhizomicrobium sp. DNA encoding:
- a CDS encoding acyl-CoA dehydrogenase family protein, whose protein sequence is MPLDIDTREQLLDTVRRFVRETCVPIEAKVAEEDRVPDGVIAQMRELGLFGLSIPVEYGGLGLTMEEEVLVAMELGHTSPAFRSVIGTNVGIGSQGVVMFGNEAQKNEWLPKLASGEVVASFALTEPGAGSDAASLRTTAIRDGDHYVVNGTKRFITNANRAGMFTLLARSDPERRGAGGISAFIVPANTPGVSVGKPEKKMGQQGAHICDVNFDNARVPASLRLGAEGEGFKVAMQVLDRGRLHISGVCVGVAERLIAESVRYAREREQFGQRIAEFQLIQGMLADCKTETYAAKCMVMDAARKRDSGQSITMEAACTKYFASEMVGRVADKAVQIFGGAGYVADYGIERFYRDVRIFRLYEGTSQIQQIVIARGMLKWD
- a CDS encoding uracil-DNA glycosylase family protein, with translation MTASPRELARLVADIRACRICADILDPHPVLHVGHTARLLIASQAPGMRVHKTGLSFNDASGDRLRDWMGVDRAAFYDEKRVAIAAMAFCFPGYDDKGGDRPPPRICAQHWRRRLLAALPKMKLTLLVGSYAQSWHLGDAAKSNMTETVKAWRDYAPRHIPLPHPSWRNNGWLKKNPWFERELVPYLRRRVRQVLSS
- a CDS encoding ATP-binding protein, with the protein product MPCSWCCRCWACANGIARSPRRMRTVCLHGAGIDRQDDAGQQLAEHFGAVAVPEYGRLYCEIFGNECDMEDLRAIRRGHELLAAAARRKARKLIVFDTDAVMTAVWADVLLGQRPADLDRIDDPADLFLLCDIDVPSWPTASRYFPDQATRARMFAQTPPRARAARPALRHHHRLALRAAQDGGRCDHVALSGTGRAMTAERPGEIKALAGARAIPPLILVLYHSARATITATSSRSTFWSGTAICGSSSSSRCRGSS
- a CDS encoding lysophospholipase; its protein translation is MLADGHLLAHDGEKLPLRVWGPEHPSAVIVALHGMGDYSNFIALPAAFWAAKGIATVAYDQRGFGASDHPGLWAGSDTMRADFEDALAAARAKYPRVPVFALGESMGGAVVLSDLAAPAPPKLDGVILVAPAVWSRSDMPLSYRVVLWLTAHTMPSLTVSGRGVVHIWPSDNIPMLRAYSRDPLVQKVTRADAVWGLATLMDEGRHAPEHLGATPPIVFLYGKNDQVIPAAPTEAVLKALGPRAEVHRYDHGYHMLLRDLEGPAIWQDVLDWIGRRTKGQAPL
- a CDS encoding PAS domain-containing protein codes for the protein MRSAQSTEPQAASDKSSVYVVSLDELDNAVVRTGANYWRGLKGGRKLPARSQLKPRDMSAILRNVVLVKVIDGGKDYEYRITGDAHVQAYGLTFKDLRVSQVKAAAPEFGRMMHSLYEHVRSTADPFAVRGWVGRELPDAHFVYYESAFLPLAEDGETVDHILVVSIYVPKAAD
- a CDS encoding PAS domain-containing protein, which produces MSSSPNIATSSPGASGVISLDAIESPIVRQGLDYWCALKGARSYPTRTDIKPRDLAPLLRNVVLIKVIDAGQDYEYRIVGDAHVISHGFSMQGRRVSDIDQFLPGYGAVLKRLYDRALRKRDVYAFRGWMERGVRDKHFIYSESVFMPMGPDEATVDHVLNFSVYSPHDGFDG
- a CDS encoding PAS domain-containing protein yields the protein MQNAQPDDFATHTVQPERSMYHVVSLDEIENAVTRTALNYWRMLRGGRKMPARSELSPRDMRAILHNVVLIRVIDGGRDYEYRIVGGVFAWAYDLNFQGMYLTQIEEAAPEHGARMRKLYEHVRAGAEPLGLHGWVGRDVKDSPFVYYESVVLPFGDDGATVDHLLVASFHVPRAPD
- a CDS encoding nucleoside transporter C-terminal domain-containing protein; translation: MPFIESLQPFGFHLQSALGILVILLLAWLFSENRRAFPWRIAIVGIALQAGIALLLLKVEVARDALFGLNGVVGVLTDATRAGTGFVYGFVGGGPSPFPPSVVDPARLTNFAFAILPLVIIISALSAILWYWRILPLIVGAMAFVLRRTLGIGGAVGLGAAATVFLGNIEGSLVVRPYLARITRTELFILMTTGLAVVAGTVFVVYANMLAHVLPGALGHILVASMMSLPAAIVVACIMVPGDAVTDMSQTDPSHKYHSTMDAMARGTEDGLKIYLQIIAMLIVTVAIVAIVNAILGHFPAVYGAPLTLQRVLGWLFAPVVWLYGVPWHEAVQAGSLLGVKTILNEFIAYSNLAALPAGTFDPRTTQIMVYCLCGFANFASVGILIAGFGTLIPERRDEIVPLAMRAIVSGTMASGLTGAMIGLLPVT
- a CDS encoding LLM class flavin-dependent oxidoreductase; this translates as MLLSVLDQSPIRKDGTAVDAVAETIALARACDRLGYHRYWLAEHHNSNSFAGSCPEILIARVAQETRRLRVGSGGVMLTHYSPLKVAEQFRMLDVLTPGRIDLGLGRAPGTDQMTARALQSGPQPFPIDAFPSQVFLLRQFLDDAAGRAPLPADHPYRGIHAMPQAPTPGPELWMLGSGIHGAVYAAELGLPFSHAHFISSEGSEDAVNEYRARFKPSPACPSPRVSLGVAALVAETEEDATRLSASRNLWVVRLLSGRPIPFPSPEEALAQPLTPQEEKLLESVAKRSVVGTKDQVREKLTALATAHGAEELVVVTITYDFASRLRSYELLAEAFELAVPA
- a CDS encoding nicotinamide mononucleotide transporter family protein; protein product: MDWLRARDAQGLARVEILTHRGRWTWLAVIAAATLAEGWYLARPHRGRGPLMDANTTALSVVAQYLLSVRKVENWVLWIVTDSRADRTVFLEGPLSDHGALCRVPGAVGAGPARMASPDRRGA